From the genome of Prionailurus bengalensis isolate Pbe53 chromosome D1, Fcat_Pben_1.1_paternal_pri, whole genome shotgun sequence:
TGCTACTCCGATTCAAAAGACAAAACCCGGGCCGCAGGACGCGCCCCTCACTCCCCCTACTGCTCCAGAAACGTTACCGCCCTCGTCCTGTTTAAACCAGGAGCGAGAGGTGGGTGCGCTATTGGTCGGCGCGCGCAATGGGCGGGGCCTGGATATAAAACCGGAAGGGGAGGGAGCAATGAAAGGAGCCTGCAGGGTGTCTGGGAAATGTAGTGTTAATCTGGCCGGTAATTGAAAGGGCACGTTCGAAGGGGTGACTTGACCTCAGAATCTGGCGCAGCTAGGAATTAGGGGATTCGCGCGATGGCTCTGCCTCCCAAACCATAGACAACATAGGCTAGCCGTGTGCAACGAGCCAAGAAAAGGGCATGCCCAGGGTCACCTGAGAGAATCATTAATCAGTTTTAAAGAGAAATCGCTGCTGCTTTTCTGAGCAGGTGCCACAGAACTGCCCACGTGGAAAGAGCTCAATTGACAACAGTCTccacaattaaaaacattatgaCTCAACGTCTGTAATCGTCTCTTGTCATTTCAAGGAGTAGGGCAGACCTCTGGATCTTATGAGACCCATTTGTTGTAGCTGGGTCCCTTGCTGTGGAGGATCTCTGCTTATAACCATGAGGTGAGACCCAGGGCACCGCTAAAATGTACTTCATGTAAGCGTATATTTTAAGTCAAACCATCACAAGTAACCCCTATACAGTGAGAATCTGTGTAATGGTTTTCTTGGAAGCAGTTGAAGgcagaaatttctttaaataacagCATTTGCAGCTGCTTGCTCAGGCTGGCAAGCCACCTCTGCAAATAACAGCATTTCTTCCATCCTCTCAACAGCTCTGCCCCGAGGACAGATTGGCTTATCATTCTCAACTTTATTTTGTTAAGTAAGCTctacgtggggcctgaactcacaacccggagatcaagagttgctggctccatcgactgagccagccaggcacccctatcattcTCCACTTTAGATAAATGTGTGGACGATCATAGAGGCTACgtgacttgctcaaggttgtTCGGTGAGTCAGTGTCAGCACAGGGGCTGCTGACCCCAAATTCACACTTGTCAGAGTTGCCTGACAGGAGTCAAGAAGACCAGTTGGAGAAGAAGAAGCTGTCCTGTCTGTGCTGGCCACAGCACACCCACAAAGAGTCAGAATCGCTGGGGTCAAGTAcaaacagtttatttttctataaagagcAAAGTACAAAGAGTCAGGGAGGGCAGCTGAACCTGGACGAGCAACAGTGGGCAGGCCCTGGGCCCTGACTGAGGTTGGAGGAGGCCCCAGCAGCTGCCCCAGGAGTAAAGAGGGTCCAAGGCATGGACAGTCAGGGGACCCCCGCACGGTGGTGGAGAAGGAGCATGGGGAAGTGAGGCAGAAGCCCGAGACTGCTGGTGGGATTCACACAAAGCCAGGCTTCATGGATGAGCGGCGGCAGTTGGGGCAGCTGCGTGTCCCATTGTTCTGCAGGCACCTGGGGACGCGAAGGGCTCTGTCCACTCACTGAACCCATGCTTCCGTCCTGAGCCTgggctctctctcctcccctcccctctgtagGAGCTGGGAAGGTGTCTAAGCAGAGGGTAGGGCCCCCTGGATCCTGCTTGCCCCTGGCACTCTGTCCTGAGCCTTCCAGAAGGCCAGGAATCAGGAGATCGGCATGGAGGCCGGTACCTGTGTAGCCCTGGGTGTCTGAATCTCATGGCCTTTGAGAGGCCTCTCTGAATTCTTTTTGGGGAGGATAATGGCCACCTCAAAGGGCTGCTGGGAGGATTCACTGAGTTAATACAGGGGAAGCACTTAGAACAGGCTTGGAATGCAGAAAGCACTATGTTCAGTGTCACTATCGTGGTTAGGCCAGCTGGGGCCCTAGCGTACCCCAAAGGGACCCTGGGTGCCCCCTGCCCACCGGCCAGGAGCCCTCACCTGAGATGGAAGAtgtgggagcagggcagggcctgcAGCCGGCTGTTCCTCTCGCCTATGGACTCGCCGCACAGGCCGCAGTAGAGCTCCGTCTCCTCCACGCACTCATGGAAGCGCACTACATGCGCACGCAGCTCCCTCTGCATCCCCTTGCTGCGATAGATGCTCTCGCTCAGGCAGTGCAGCTTGAGTTGGCTCAGCTGGGGCCGGCagggacgggagggtgggtgTAGGAGACAAGACCAAGTTACTACTGGAGAGTCTCCCTCCTTGTCCAGCCCCAGAAGCTGTCCCCAAGGGACCACCAGGCAGTCAGGACCCACAGGGTCCGGTCCTGGCTGCGTTCTGGCCTTCCTGATGGGCCTAGGAAAAAACGTCTTGCCCTCCCTGGGCCTTTGTTTCCCCTCATGCAGAATGAGCAGGTGGATGAAGTAGGTGGTCCTCACCCCTAGAACTAGCTGGGAATCCAATGTTTTTGAAGCATTTTATTGACAAAATCTGCTGCAAGGACTCTGTAATAATTGATTTGCTGTCCtgtttttgttaattaaatatatacaccACCTCATCAGCATTTCTGGCCAACCTGAGATATGTGGGTAAAACTGGGTATAATCTAGCCAAAACCAAAGATATTTGGCATTTTAGTTGGGATGTACACCGGATCCCAGAGGATTTCACATCTTCTAGAAGACTTGCAGGAACACTGAGtctattttcaacatttaaaggTTTGGATACAGTTATTAAATTTTAGAGGCCACATGCACTATGGAaggaacatgggctttggagttaAGACAGACCAggtcccggggcacctgggggctcagtcggttgagcgtccgacttctgctcaggtcatgatctcacgattcgtgagttcaagcctcacactgtgctgataacacagagcccacttcggatcatctgtccccttctctctctgcccctcccccgctcgtgccctctcaaaatacagaaaacattaaaaaaaaaaaaaaaactgaccaggTCCCAAGTGTGGGACCTGgagcacctctctgagcctcactttcttcagctgtaaaatggggcttGCAGTACCCAACTTGCAGGGAGATAGTGATGACTGGGATCAATACCCAGAAGAACCTGTGTGTGCCCAGTTCTCAGTGGGTGGGGGGCCCACTGTTAGGGGTTTTAATGCCCATCAAGCTCTGAGGACTTCTGATCTCCTCTGAGCTATGGAATTCTTGCCCTGCCCTCTAAAGTGCTCTCTGGGTGGAAGAGAAACAGCCAGGGTCTGGGAACGGGTGGGGGCAACTCGTGGAGATCCAGAAGGGCTCAGGGCGTGTGTGGGCTCTCAGGACAGCCCTCCCCACACACCCAAGATCCCACCTTGGGCTCTTGACTCCAGACCCAGAAGACAGAATCAGGTCTGACCTTGTTCCCCACTTCCTCGGCCAGGTCCTGGGCTTTCTCGATGGCATCCAGAGCCTGGAAGACACGGGCCAGGGCCGCAGGCAGAGCTGTCTGACAGAGGCCCTGGCTCACAGGAAAGGGAGGGCTAGGGAGGggtgggcctggggagggagctgggcagCTGCCCTGTGTGTGCAGATAGCAGAAGGAGGCTGGAGCACAGTCACAGAGCTCTATGGGCAAGTCACCtgctgcctcagtttactcagATACAGAATAGGAAGAACATTTCTGTCTCTTTGGGTGTCGTGAAATCACGAAAGCAGTTAAGGCATCCTGAATTCAAACCCAGTTCTGGCCCTTTACTAGCTGTGGGTCTGGGCACCTCATGGGCCTTCTCTGAGTTGGGAAAATGACTTGGAATGTACCCACCTCATGGGATTCGGGTGAGGCTGACGTCAGACAAAGTGTCCGAAAGAGTCCTGCCCAGAACCAGCCCCACAGATTTCTGGGTGACCCACCGGCTCCAAATAGGGGCAGTGGGGAAAGCCGGGAACGGTAGGAAGGAGATCGACCTCACCTTGTCCAGTGCCTTCCTGGCTATCCAGCATTTGGCCACACCCAGCAGCACCTGCACCTGCCCCAGGCGGTTTCCAATCTCAGTCATGATGCTCATGGCGGAGTCGTACCTGGGGAAGGCTGTCTGCACAGCCAGGTGGAGGGTGGAGTCGGACTGGGCCAGGCCTACAACCCCTCCCTCCGCTCTCCAGTGACCTCACCTCCAGGTCCCCGCGGCTCCGGTGGATGTCAGCAAAGCAGAGCAGGCAGAGTGCCTGTAGTGGCCGGTCCCCATGCTGCAGTGCAATCTTCATAGACTCCTGTGAGGGAGGCTGGTCACTCAGGCCTGCTCATCTGCCCACCACTGGGGTGTCATCGCTCAGTGGGCCCCGCTGACAAGGGTGGCCAGGGATCGTCAACATCCTCAGAGCCCAGTACACCTAGCGCCGTGCTGAGGCCCCGCGCGCTGAACCACGGAGGCCTCGCGACACCCAGGGGAGTGaacactgaggcttagagagcAGAAGTGATTTGATCAAGGCCACCCGGCTAGCAAGTGGCAatgctaggatttgaacccaggtcagtGGACCTCCAGAGACTGGCTTTCTTCCTACTTAAAGTGTCCCACAGAGGGTGTGtatggggtgggcagagggaagggcctGGAAGGGAGTGAGGTTTGGGGATGGTGGAATAAACGCATCCTTCAGGGGCTCTTACAGAAGTCAGGCCAAGGGCAGATCTTGGGGCCCTCAGTGGGCTGATGTGGAAGGAGGACACCCTGGCCCACACCACCACCCTCCACCTGCcgcccttccctcctgccccacctcACAACACTCCATGGCGCTGCCCAGGTGGCCCAGCAGGCGATACGCCACGGCCATGTGGTACTGGCTCATGGCCCGGTACTTGAGGCTCCAGCCTTTGCCATAGTCGTTAACGAGCTCTGCGGCCTTGCAGGGGAAGAACAGGGCTTTCTCGTAGTCCTgcgggggggggacacagagaggaggTGGGACAAGATGGGACACACTGAATGGCAGGAGCTGCCTCTAAGTCAAGGGCTCCAGGGTCTGGCTTCTCCAGGAATCAGGGGTACCCACAGGCCCCACCAGCGGTCAGTCATTCCTTTGAGAATCCAGGGATAGAGTGATCCCAGCAgggggaacagccagtgcaaatgTGTGGGCTCCGTGAACTTTCATCTGATTTGCTGATGGATCCCAAGAGCCTAGCACAGTTCTTGGCACTTAGTAGACACATCATGACTATtgttgagtgaaggaatgaatgagaagGTATTCATTCTCCTCACTGGGTCCCAGTGGGGCCCCTTAGCTTCAGAGACATGTGGCAGGGAGAGTACCAGACACCCCACCCCTAGCATCTGCCCCCTGGTACCCAGAGCAGGTGCTCACCGAAGGCTCAGTGACCGATTGCCAGCGCAGTCTGCTCCGAAGAACAGACCACTGAGGCAAAGAAATCACTCCCTTGTCCTTTCTTGCTCCTCCAACCTCCAAATCAGGAGGTGATGCCAATGTCCtcagggaaaacagaagaaagtcaAAAAGGACTCTCCCCTCTCCACCTTCTCCACCTAATCCGCGAGATCGAccactctctgcctccctcctgccaccaTGGAGGAGGGTTCCCGGCTCCCACAGATGTCAGTCCCTCCATGGAGCTCTGGAACAAATCCCCCGTCTCTTTCAACTCGATCATGCCCATCGGTGTACAAACGCATTCTGGTGTTTCTTACCtcattagagaaaataaatcaaaatcaaacaaCCTTCTTTTGACCTCATGTCCCCCTTCAGCTACAGCCCCATTGCTCTGTTCTTTCTCATAGAAAATCTGTGTGATCTCTCGCTTAATATCTAACAAGCATCTCCCAGTTAATATGACTGAAAGAGAATTCTCGATAACTCCAATAAAAACCAGTTCCTCACAAATTTTGTTACatactttttagttttatttagttaAGTAATCTTTACGCAACATGGGTCtggaactcaggaccccaaggtcaagagtcacatgctccaccaactgagccagccaagtgccccttgttagatactttttaatttgaagccatgtaaatgttttatagcttcaaatttttttaatttttttttttaatcctaaataaaagggggcaactgggtggttcagtcagttgggcgttggactcctgatttcgactcaggtcatgatcctaggatcgtgggtttgagccccacattgggttctgtgcttaacgtggagcctgcttaagatttcctctctctcggggcgcctgggtggctcggtcggttaagcgtctgacttcggctcaggtcataatctcacggtctgtgagttcaagctccgcgtcgggctctgtgctgacggctcagagcctggagcctgtttcagattctgtgtctccctctctctctgcccctcccctgttcacgctctgtctctctctgtctcaaaaataaataaacgttaaaaaaaaaaattaaaaaaaaaaaaaagatttcctctctctctccctctacccctctccctcacttacattctctctcttaaaaaaaaaaaaaaaagaaagaaaaggaaaaagaaaatttaaataaatgaccctaggggcgcctgggtggcgcagtcggttaagcctccgacttcagccaggtcacgatctcgcggtccgggagttcgagccccgcgtcaggctctgggctgatggctcagagcctggagcctgtttccgattctgtgtctccctctctctctgcccctcccccgttcatgctctgtctctctctctcccaaaaataaatgttgaaaaaaaaaaatttaaaaagaaaaaaaaaataaatgaccctAATTGCGTATCATCATACTAATATTCTAATTAATTATAATGTTTAATTATACTATTATTATAATGATACtgcaatataatattatatataattctataatatattattacattataatgtattatattaacataaccacacagaaaaaattatttcagatgaCCTTGGTATATATGTAGTTGGACAGTTCATCTGTAGTAGAATGTATgataaagacaaaagaatagcaaaggaatcttttatttattttttaatttttttaatgtttttatttatttttgagacagagagagacggagcatgaacgcgggagggtcagagagagagaagacacaataTCTGAAACAGGcctcaggctcccagctgtcagcagagcccgacgcggggctcaaactcatggactgcgagaacatgacctgaactgaagtcggatgcttaaccgactcagccacccaggcgccccaaacagcaaagaaatcttaaacatctttcagttgtctttttcttttaagtaatatTGGTATTGTCTTTTGAAAgtactttgtgtattttgtgtgcTAAAATACGTAATTATGTTGCTAAAAGTCAACACTTTCAgcctaagagaaaagaaaataaattacggAAAATCCTGAAACATTAGATTTGAATTGCAAATATTAGCATAAACTTCAGTTGTCTTGGCAACTAAAAAGATTTAGAAGCCATGACAACCCAGTTGCAATGAGCACCTTGAGAACCCACGTTTGGTCTTTAATACAATTTCCCACTAAAAACAGCCCAGAGAAATGGCTAATTCCAGGTCTGGGGCAGCAAATATACAAAATGAGCCTGAGACAGCTTATTCTTCCAGAAAACAAGAACACTTTCAGTGTTTAAAtgaagtcttggggcacctgggtggctcagtcggctgagcatccgacttcggctcaggtcatgatctcgcggtctgtgagttcgagccccgcgttgggctctgtgcggacagctcagagcctggagcctgcttcggattctgtgtctccccctctctctgcccctcccccgctcacactctgtctctccctctctctcaaaaataaataaataaataaataaataaaataaataaaaaataaatgaagtcttgccaaaaggacacaggagccatAGTGAAGGAATTCTGGTAACTAAAGTTAAGATAATTTGAcccttgtaggggcgcctgggtggctcagtcggttaagcgtccgacttcagctcaggtcatgatctcacagtccgtgagtttgagccccgcgtcgggctctgtgctgacagctcggagcctggagcctgcttgggattctgtgtccccctcccctcagctcctcccctgctcacactctgtctctctctgtctcaaaaaaaaaaaaaaaaaaaaaattaaaaaaaaagataatttgaccATTGCAaagaacaatattgaaattaactGAAGactattgaatatttttttaaaatccaggatTTTATAATGATACtccaaaagaagaaagcaaaacaaataagtGATCTGATCCTTGAAGGCAGCTATGACAACGATTCCTTATTACGAAAGTGGtaatgaaaggaaagaggaagctaCTTATTCCACCTTCCCTGTAGGAGCTGTGTTTCGGAGGAGCCAATTAGCCCCACGTGAAGGGGGAGAGTTCGTCCTTCCCGAGAAATCCGGGCAGCAATTATAGAAGGAATGGTAAGAGCTTGGAAATCGCCATTTCACTACAGTTGAAATAAGAGAAGTGATTCAGGCAACAAACATCACTGGATGCTAAAACCGTTACGGAAAATGTTACTGCAGAACTGAATATTCACAGGGAGCCACAGTGTCAACACCCCAAGCTCACCTGCTGGTCACGAAAAGAGAAATGCGACCCCTCGAACAGAGGGATCAGGCTGTCGCCCCCTCTATCGGATTTGATACAACACGAGGTGAGCAGCAGGGCTTACACAGTCTTCTTACCAAAAAGCTGTGACCTGACTCTTCCCAAGTCATTAAGTTCCAGTTCCCAGggggcaaaggagagaaaaaaaccaagTCAAAGGACTCCTTGCGGAAGCAATGGGACAGTGAGATGAAACGTGTTACAGGGCAATGAATGCCTTCTTcgataaaaattataaaggggcacctgggtggctcagtcggttaaacatctgacttcagctcaggtcatgatctcccggatcgtgggttcgagccctgcatcgtgccctgtgctgacagcttggaacctgcttcagattctgtctcgctctctctctctctctctctctgcccctccccccaccgtctcaaaaataaataaaactttgttaaacattttaaatcatagACAATAAAGGGGAGAAATTTTCTGTTGGAAAAGACTTAAGGGACGTAATTCCTGCTGCACATGTGCCTCTTACTTGTGTTCCAATTTATAGAAGCTGAGGGTAAAGGCGTGTTTTCAGCATAAGCAGAGAAATTTATAATTGTGATTATGTAAGAAAGTGTCCTTatataagaaaatgtctttttttttctttcagggatACATACTGAACTACTTTGGGGTAAAATACCACGATATCTCTAATTTCATATCATAACACTTCAGTTAAAATATGTAAGTCAACtatggcaaaatattaataattgttaAATCTAAGTGGGTATATGCAGATTCATTATAGTATTCTATTTTCCTATATGgttaattttctttgtaataaaaaaGGTTTTAAGACACCTCGTCCCTCTCCCATCCTATCAAATCTCACTGAAtggattcttcaaaaaaattttttttaagtttatttattttgagagagagagagagcatgagcacaagccagggaggggcagagagaaggagagacagaatcccaagcaggcccctggccatcagtgcagagccccatgtggggctctaaccactaacccacaagatcatgaactgatctgagatcaagagtctgatgcttaacccactgcgccacccaggtggccctgaatGGATTCTTCATACACCTAGTTGCCGAAAACAAAATCCTCGGTGTTGTCCTGGCTGACTCTCATCTCCTCACACCCCACCTCCAGTTCATCAGCATTTACACACCCAGTTACCCCCagatttattaagcatctactgtatgccaggcatcaacgcccccctcccccccgctcccGTGGGCCAAGAGCAGCCTGGATGCCTTGGGGTCCCAGGAGAACCGACACTGGACCAGAAAGAAGCCTGTGCTCACTGCCCCCATCAGTTCATTCGCagtctgccttctcccctcccccctccttacCTCTTGGACCTCACCACCTCCTACCTCCTTCTCACACACCTGCTGCGGTCATGCTGGCCTCCATCAGCCCTGGAACATGCCAGCTACTTCCCTTTCCTGCCCCGCCCAGAGCAGGGTTTTGCTTTAGCTGTTGTCTCCTTTTTCATGCTTTTGCCAGATTTCTGCATGGCTCACCCTCTCGTCTGCTTCCAATCACCAGGCTGATGCCACCTCTATGAAGCCTTCCAATCACCCTATTTGAAGCTGCAACACTCCATCCTTGGCACTTCCcacccccttttccttctttcctttcttctgagcactttcttcctcttctttttcttcttcttcttcttcttcttcttcttcttcttcttcttcttcttcttaatgtttacatattcattttgagagagagaaacagagagagagagaatccctagcagccTCTGTACTGTCGGCACGGAGTCTacgtggggctccagcccacaaactgagagatcaagacctgagccgaaatcaaggttcggatgcttaactgactgagccatccaggcgcccctctcctaaGCACTTTCTAGCATGCTGTATGATTGACTTACTAATGGTGTTTATTTGTCGTTTTCTAAAATGCAACCTTTACAAGGCCAgaggctttgttgttgttttccctgcTTGCATCCCAAGCCAACAGAGCCTGGCAAtacatatttgatgaatgaattctTATAACCATGCTGGAGGGTGGGCCCTATTCTCCCTCATTTTATAGCTGCACCTACCAAGGTTCAGAGAGGAAAGGTGCtgtgtccaagatcacacagcaaaaCACACGGCAGTGCGGCTTCCTGGCCTGTCCTCACACAGGAGCCTCCCATTTCCCAGGAAGGCAGACAGACCAAGgtttgaattctgtctctgcccttcctggtgAGTCTTTACCGTCCCTCTCAGACTCTCCTACGTGGGAGGACTCAGCGAGGTCCTGAATGGAGAGCGGGGCTTGTGCGAGGGTGTCAGGGGACCAGAGCCCTccgccgccctccctcccccgggCCCAGGCCCACCTTGACCTGGGCATAGAAGCTGCCCAGGCTGCAGCAGACACGGCACTCGAGCATGGCATCATCGTTGTTGTGGGCATAGCGCAGGGCCTTCTCGAAGCTCTCCAGGGCCTTCTGGAAgaggctgaggcccagaaaggcaTTGCCCATGCTCAGGCTGACCTGGCCTCCGAGCTGGGCGCCTGCCCTGGTGCCAGGCAGGCCGAGGCAGGTCTTGCAGTAGGAGACAGTCTTGTGAAACTCACACAGCTTCTCGTTGCTGCGTGCCAGGTTCAGGTAGCTCTCCAGAAGGAAGTCAGCATCCTCCAGCTCCCGAGCGGTGTCGATCTGCACCACAGCGAACTgccaggagggtgggggcaggtggcttCCACTTGGACTCTGAGCCTCCGACCCAAacctcctccctgcctcacagCCGAGGCCTAGGACCCAGTGCCCCCGGCTCGGACCCAGCCCGGCCTCAGACGAGTTCTCTGCTCCCCAGCCATAGGCGAGAAGTGTCAGCCCTGAAGCCAAACTCAGATCCATAGCTTTCACCTTTCGGCCCGAGGCTACATGGGcctcccacccccggccccaAACCTGGATCTCCACGTCCCCTGGGGTTCCGACTCGGAATCCCAAATGGGAAGGCTGGAGCCTTCTCAGACCTGGCCTGGAGATCCCCGAACTCTGAAGCTAAGAAGTTCGGTCTCTGTTTCAGACACCCAAATTCAAGGCCACAGGGCCCTAGATGGGACTCAGAGCCCCCCACAGGGTCGTGCTGCTAGCCCACAGGACGCAGGGGAGTCTGAGGAGGCGGGAGGGTCGGGAgccggggcggggctgggggggggggaagccagcCAGGCCCACCTTCAGCATCTCTTTGTAGCGGCCCATCTCCGAGTGCGCAGTGACCAGGCAGCCCAGCACGCGGAAGCGCCCCACGAGGTCCGCGCTCTTCTCCAGCACCTTCATCCACACGTGCAGCGCCTTCTCTGTCTGATTGGACTGGTACAACTGGAGCCCCTTCTCGATCTGCTGCTTCGTCTGGTCCTGCCCCATCCTTCCAGAGCCCTGCCCGGCACACGGAGAGATCCTGGTGGCTGCGGGCTTCTAGGCACTCATGGCGGGGACCACGGTGCCGGCTGCCCACGGAGCCACGGGCAGGAAAGCAGCACCAGGCAGGAGGCGAGCAGGGCCTGGATGGAGAGCGGGCGCCACCCTGGGAACAAAGCTGGTGCGGCCCCTGATCGCAGCTGTCCCTGCCAGTTGGGGCCACGTGGCTGCTGAGGAATGTCAGCCACAATGTCACGCGGGCCTCTGCTGCACCCACCCCAAGCTGGGAGCTGGCTGCCCAGGGATGCAGGCACCCTGCTCCCTGGGCAGCCCCGTGGGTGTCTCTTCTTCGGCACCTCTGAAACTGGCCCCAACTCCCCTGGCAGGACAGGCCCTCCCCGGAGCCTGGCCAAGGAGCTGCCTCCAGAGGTGGGCTGAGGAAGCAGAGATGAAGTGAGGCGGGTAGACAGCCCcaagccctgcccctccccatcgcAACCTTCCCCCTAGACCCACCCTCCCCCAGGATTTGTTTCTGTGATTCTCCGGGCACTGCACGGAGGCCTCTTACACACGCACATGCCCACACTGTCCCCAACACCGAGTGCTTACTCACAGTATGACCCGAGCCTTGTGATTCAcccctgtgcctcagcttcctcgtgtcagatgaggataataataggCTAATAAACCCTAACTCACAGGGTTGTTAGGAGGCAGCATAGGGTAGTGGGGAACAGcgtggactctggagccaggctgattctgccatttattagctgtgtgggccgtgtgactttgggcaagagtACCGTTACCTACCTCGGTGGATTGTTAGAACTCAGCGTTGAAGAAGATGTAGAAAAGCAAGAGGTCACCCCTGCTGTGTCCACCTGCTCCATGGCACACTACCCACCAGGGACAggagttgacccttgaacatttaaaaagtgtccCAATTCCAATCCCCTTCCCAGTTTGGAAAGGTTCCTAATA
Proteins encoded in this window:
- the RAPSN gene encoding 43 kDa receptor-associated protein of the synapse isoform X2, with the protein product MGQDQTKQQIEKGLQLYQSNQTEKALHVWMKVLEKSADLVGRFRVLGCLVTAHSEMGRYKEMLKFAVVQIDTARELEDADFLLESYLNLARSNEKLCEFHKTVSYCKTCLGLPGTRAGAQLGGQVSLSMGNAFLGLSLFQKALESFEKALRYAHNNDDAMLECRVCCSLGSFYAQVKDYEKALFFPCKAAELVNDYGKGWSLKYRAMSQYHMAVAYRLLGHLGSAMECCEESMKIALQHGDRPLQALCLLCFADIHRSRGDLETAFPRYDSAMSIMTEIGNRLGQVQVLLGVAKCWIARKALDKLSQLKLHCLSESIYRSKGMQRELRAHVVRFHECVEETELYCGLCGESIGERNSRLQALPCSHIFHLRCLQNNGTRSCPNCRRSSMKPGFV
- the RAPSN gene encoding 43 kDa receptor-associated protein of the synapse isoform X1, which translates into the protein MGQDQTKQQIEKGLQLYQSNQTEKALHVWMKVLEKSADLVGRFRVLGCLVTAHSEMGRYKEMLKFAVVQIDTARELEDADFLLESYLNLARSNEKLCEFHKTVSYCKTCLGLPGTRAGAQLGGQVSLSMGNAFLGLSLFQKALESFEKALRYAHNNDDAMLECRVCCSLGSFYAQVKDYEKALFFPCKAAELVNDYGKGWSLKYRAMSQYHMAVAYRLLGHLGSAMECCEESMKIALQHGDRPLQALCLLCFADIHRSRGDLETAFPRYDSAMSIMTEIGNRLGQVQVLLGVAKCWIARKALDKALDAIEKAQDLAEEVGNKLSQLKLHCLSESIYRSKGMQRELRAHVVRFHECVEETELYCGLCGESIGERNSRLQALPCSHIFHLRCLQNNGTRSCPNCRRSSMKPGFV